A window from Toxoplasma gondii ME49 chromosome IX, whole genome shotgun sequence encodes these proteins:
- a CDS encoding hypothetical protein (encoded by transcript TGME49_267670) — translation MWFSAVPTGAPRSPGTSQDAGETSADPVDCTDHTGGADVSPGKDGKFAEAPPATEELDEKQTFCSKIVTKTLRADPSSSTCTSGVDLESEDTILQIRGRGTGSLSLTKFDISETSPASILGPEAAASAGPSKSATLPSLEKTDETDADCEVRPDLVAGSVLLSRPSQTLSALQSRKEDEELAHLLRDTLQPRSLRVLVVGCGGRLGRLVFKRLLHVNQDSHRRWLHVTGVARNASARAALMKEEPQLCRSDIVVCDIRNAASVREVFGLSRTSHASSAPSGQTLSQRQALYRHAWVRYQQIRVHAKRALLATPPGPGRRVMAEQYKSRLEEVERRLLVIQPSESFFDAVVICTSSRLAPIREVPSAVSSYNFFSTATTGLGPAFQGTAESESSHGCCPPGDYCAKRSEGRRRTRLSLFRRSTELHARKSSLRATPEAAGAQRGGAGEVQAAGEGARPSGRQATGKPIRSYSSVVRTENPEEAQSGVDKISRSLHDITLAPASQCETSPCRRTGLLIWPRRWKPFSRAGRLVARVGRRNSAQKEKPNSDERTRKLKVEASSNGALDRESDRKKEPPAVVEEAGSCEAQTPTKVNRDGESSWKPRRCSLEGRETEVEGSTKCVLPQGLVYDYVGGGPREIDWLGQKNIVDAAREGAAMHVVLCSIMGGTDPKHHLNQLGQQRSKIRRGESGGDILLWKRLSERYLLKSGLSYTVVHPGSLSDAPGGSGLAVGINDSLESMPAKTVSRSDVANVLVHSLLDPSYLDQSFDVLNAPPKSRSTCQLDTESLELWNLMNQLPEAKYDYRSSEADLLLTAHEQAQERRASVEQVLADHATRRR, via the exons GTTCGTCGACGTGCACATCGGGGGTCGATCTCGAATCTGAAGATACGATTTTGCAGATCCGCGGGAGAGGGACGGGCTCTTTGTCTTTGACAAAGTTCGACATCTCAGAAACTTCACCTGCCTCCATACTTGGTCCGGAGGCGGCCGCTTCAGCTGGACCTTCCAAGTCGGCGACGCTGCCCTCTCTTGAGAAAACTGACGAAACAGATGCAGACTGTGAAGTGCGACCGGACCTTGTGGCTGGGTCTGTCCTGCTGTCTCGCCCGTCACAGACCCTCTCTGCGCTGCAGAGTCGAAAAGAGGATGAGGAACTGGCGCATCTCCTACGAGACACGCTTCAGCCGAGATCTCTCCGTGTCCTGGTCGTCGGATGCGGAGGCCGTTTGGGCCGTCTTGTCTTCAAAAGACTCCTGCACGTGAATCAGGATTCTCACAGACGCTGGCTCCACGTTACCGGTGTAGCCCGAAATGCATCTGCCCGGGCAGCGCTTATGAAGGAAG AGCCACAGCTGTGTCGCTCAGACATCGTCGTCTGCGACATTCGAAATGCGGCGAGCGTCCGGGAAGTTTTCGGTTTGTCCAGGACTTCACACGCGTCGTCGGCTCCGAGCGGCCAGACGCTGTCCCAGAGACAGGCGCTATACCGCCACGCCTGGGTTCGCTACCAGCAGATCCGCGTGCACGCGAAGCGGGCGTTGCTGGCGACTCCGCCTGGCCCTGGGCGGAGAGTTATGGCGGAGCAGTACAAGTCGCGTCTCGAGGAAGTCGAGCGCCGGCTTCTCGTCATTCAGCCTTCCGAGAGTTTCTTTGACGCAGTCGTCATCTGTACCTCGTCGCGGCTGGCCCCGATTCGAGAGGTGCCTTCCGCGGTTTCCTCGTACAATTTTTTCTCGACGGCGACGACAGGTCTGGGGCCGGCGTTCCAGGGTACGGCCGAGTCGGAGAGCTCCCACGGCTGTTGCCCCCCGGGAGACTACTGCGCGAAGCGATCggaggggaggagacgcacccgcctctcgctgttccGCCGGTCCAcagagctgcatgcgcgcaagAGTTCTCTGCGTGCGACACCTGAAGCCGCAGGTgcacagagaggcggcgcgggCGAGGTGCAGGCGGCTGGTGAGGGCGCGCGGCCGAGTGGACGTCAGGCGACGGGGAAGCCGATTCGGTCCTATTCGTCGGTCGTCAGAACGGAAAATCCGGAGGAAGCCCAAAGTGGCGTGGACAAAATCTCGCGCAGTCTGCATGACATCACCTTGGCGCCGGCCTCCCAGTGCGAGACATCGCCATGCCGTCGCACAGGACTGCTAATCTGGCCTCGAAGGTGGAAGCCGTTTAGTCGAGCAGGCCGCCTCGTTGCGCGTGTCGGTCGCCGCAACAGCGCGCAAAAGGAGAAGCCTAACTCCGACGAACGCACTCGGAAGTTGAAAGTTGAAGCGTCTTCCAATGGCGCGCTTGACCGAGAGAGCGACCGAAAGAAGGAACCGCCCGCAGTCGTCGAAGAGGCAGGCAGCTGCGAGGCACAAACCCCCACGAAAGtgaacagagacggagagtcGAGCTGGAAGCCGAGACGCTGCAGCCTAGAAGGTCGAGAAACGGAAGTGGAGGGATCGACAAAGTGCGTCCTCCCCCAGGGCCTTGTCTACGACTACGTTGGCGGGGGGCCTCGAGAAATCGACTGGCTCGGCCAGAAAAACATTGTCGACGCCGCCAGGGAGGGTGCAGCAATGCATGTCGTCCTCTGTAGCATCATG GGAGGTACAGACCCTAAGCACCACTTGAACCAGCTGGGGCAACAGAGGAGCAAAATTCGCCGCGGAGAGTCCGGCGGCGACATTCTCTTGTGGAAACGACTGAGTGAACGGTATCTGTTGAAGAGCGGCCTTTCGTACACCGTCGTCCATCCTG GTAGTCTGTCAGATGCTCCCGGCGGATCGGGTCTTGCGGTCGGCATCAACGATTCTCTGGAGTCGATGCCGGCGAAAACTGTTTCTCGAAGCGACGTCGCAAAT GTGCTGGTTCACTCGTTACTGGACCCGTCTTACTTGGACCAGAGCTTTGATGTGTTGAATGCACCGCCAAAGAGTAGATCCACCTGCCAACTTGACACAGAGTCACTGGAGCTGTGGAATCTGATGAATCAGCTGCCAGAGGCCAAGTATGATTACCGAAGCAGCGAGGCAGACCTCCTGCTCACTGCTCATGAACAAGCACAAGAGCGTCGCGCTTCAGTTGAGCAGGTTTTAGCGGACCATGCCACGCGACGACGCTAG